The following DNA comes from Bryobacteraceae bacterium.
CGCCGTCGTCGTCTGCTGCAGGTTGAACGTCGACGCGCGCCCCCCGCCGATGCCCCAGAACGTGATCTCGCTGCCCACGCCCGGCTTGTGCTTCCACACCCGCCGGTTATCGGCCACGTATCCGTAGACCTCCGCGCCGCCGTCGTATTTCCGCATCCGGTTCGCCACATCGTATTCCAGCGCCACGCTCGTAGTCCCCGAGGGCATCTGGATCATGTTACCGTTCGCGTCGTGATTGGACATCGTGCCGGTCAGCCGGTTGGTCGCCGCATCCACCGTGTACGTGTGATTCGGCCCGCTGCCGGACTGCGTCAGTTTGTTGCCGAATCCATCGTACCCGAAGCTGAGATTCCAATTCCCATTGCCCGTCCCCGCGGCCGCGATCAATCTATTGAGAGCGTCATAAGTGTAAGTTACGGTTTCGTTAGTGACGCCATCGTACATCTGAGTGATACGGCCGTTATTCTGAGTTCCCGAAAAGACATACTGCCAGTTCACGACGCCCGGAACCGCGATGTTAGTCAACTGATTCAACGTGTTATATTGCCGCGTCTCCGTCCACCCGTCCCACGTCATCTGCGTCATCTGCCCAGCCGCATTGTACTGCACGCCGCTCACCACCGCGCCCACGCCCGTCTGCGACATCCCCGTGTAGCGCCCGAGGGCGTCGTAGGAAAACGTGAACGTCGGTCCCGTGCCCACCGGCACCGGATAGATATCGGAGATCATCTGCCCTCCGCTATCATAACTCCGGTTCGCCTCGAGCGACACCGTCCGGAAGGCCGAACTCGCCCACTTCGTCACGAACAGCCGCTTCTTGTTCATCAACCCGCCCGCCGTGTACCCGAACGTCTCCCGGAAAGTGATCGGATTCGCGCCCGTCTCGTCCAGCGCCACCTGGATCGCCTGGGTCAGCCGGCCCGCCCCGCTCCCGTCCCCCGGCTCGGATGTGTCGTACACCAGCGTCGTCGCCTGGTTCGGGTCCGCCGCGCCCGTCGACACCGGGTGCCGCGCGATCGTCGTCAGCCTCAGGTAGGGGTCATAGCCGTAGACCACCTTCTGGTTCTTCGCGTCGATCTTCGTCGCCACCTGCCCGTTCGTCGTGTAAGTGTAGTTCACCGCTCCCGTTTCCGGGTTTGTCGCCTTGGTCATTTGCCCCAGAGAGTTATACTCAAAGCTGCGCGTCTGCGTCCCCGTCGGCCGCACCATCGTCACGGTCCTTAGCTTCCCAAGGGCGTTATAGGCATAGGTCGTGTTCCACGTCCCGCCCGCCGGATTCGGCTCGGTCACCTGCACCAGTTCCCCCAGCGCATTGCTCTTGAACGTCTTCCATTTCCCCGCCGGGTCGGTCACCTTCACTTCGTTCGCGCCCACCGTCGAGTAGTACCCGTAGACCGTGTTCCCCGCGCTCGATGGCTGCGTCACCTGAGTCGTCCGGCCGAGCGGATCGTAGGCATAGACCGTCCAAAAGACGCCGCCTCCCGGCGCGTACGGCTGCGAGGTCTGCTTCATCTTCCCCACCGGCGAACACGCGCACGGACCGTATTGCGTCTCCACCGTCGACACCACCGTACTCGGGCCCGTGCCCGTCTCCGTCTTCACCGTCCGGCCGAATCCGTCGTAGTAAGTCTTCGCGAAACGGTCGATCGTTCCCGCGGAACTCGTGTACGTCGACGCCGACCTTGTCCACGCCGGGTAGCTGCCCGCCGCGCTGTAGGTGTAAGTCGTCGTCGCGCCGTGTTGGGACGTGCTCTCCTGCGGCCGGGCGTAGGTATCGTAGATGATCTCACTCTCGGCGCCATTCGGTCCAACTTGTTCCTTCACCCCCAGGAACAGACTGTAGGTGAACGTCTCCTGCTTCGTCGTGTCGCCGTTCGGCTTGATCACCGATGGCACCGTGTTGTTGTGCGTCGGGTCCGGCGTATACTCAATCGTCAGCGGACCCTGCGTCGTGCCATTCCAGTTGCAACGTCACGTGTCGGCGTACCGATTCCAGGATACCGGAACGACCGACATCGCCCAAAGTTTCGTGCCGCCTTGTTTGTCGAGGTCGAAGTCACGCCAATCAACTGAGCATTCGGTCGAGCGAAGGTATTAGTTCCGACCACCTTTTGGCATCCTCGTCCGTCGATACATCACATGCCCGGCGGAACCTTTCAGCCACGATACGCGCCTCCTCTGTTTCACCTTTCAGGCCTAAGAGGTTCGCAAGAGTGTAGAGCAAGCCTAGATCGTTAGGAATCTCCGGCAACGCTTTCTTCACGAACTCTATCGCCAGATCCAGGCGGCCCGTTTGCTCGCAGAGGATACTCATGTGAATAGTCAGCGCTGACAGCCAGAGGACGTTCTCAGAACAAACGCCCGAAGAAATTCCATCCGCAAGTACTTGAATGGCGCTGCCAACGTCGCCGCTGTCGTCTATGTCCTGTACCCGCCGAAGCAGTTCGCGTGGATCGGCGCTCATTGCTATTTCCGCTGTAGCCCTTCCCTACACCGCCGGTAGTTCTCAGCCGCACGTTGGACACACTCCACCGTATACTCGCGCTCCCGGCAGTTTTTCATATCACTTCGGTAAAGTTCCTCGCAAACGCCTGGCTCATACGGAATGGTTGTTGGCTTGTCGGTGGCGCGCAACGCATCAATGGCTTGCTGACCTAAATGTTGAATAGCATAAATCGTTAGTCCGGTCAGAATGACAGCGCCCGTAACTGTCACCACAACAGCGATCTCGGGAAGCGCTGCCCCCGTCAGTATCAGCGCACCACCTGCACCAACAGCAAGAAACCCGCTCCGAAGTAGGCTTTGCGTGGCCTCGGGCGTCAGTGTGACATTGAAGCGGCGGCCTTGCTCATCCGCGTAATCCCAGTCCTCAATCACTTCACTAAGAGCTTCGAAGGTATTGCGAATCTGCGCGAGCCGCCCGTCGTTCATGATTCGGCCACCAGCGCCTCCCGTGGTCACCCACAGATACCCAGGAGGGCACGGATCGGAAGCATCGCCTTCGACGCCGGGAGCGTCGAAGTACTTGACGCAGCCAGCCCCCCACGAGTCTTCAATGCTCGCCGGAGCCAAGCCCGATGAGTCTGTCATTCCTATTGGCTCGTCGTGTGAATAAGAATACTGGTTCCCGATTGAGCTGCTGCTCTCCCCCGCGGGATCAGGTGTCAGGAATCTCCCCATCGTTGACCCAAAATACCGCTGGTCCGCATAATCCAACCCCGTAGCATCCCGCGTATACGTCGCGAACTTCTCCCGCTCCTGCGTCGTCGTCGACGGCTTCTCCTCCCCATACGGCCAGTAGTCCAGCCGCTCCACCGTCGACCCCACCTTCGACACCCGCACGCTCCCCAACCGGTCCACCACCACCGACGCCTGCGCCCCCACCGCCCCAGTCCGGATCAGCTTCCCGCCGAACCACACGTTCCGCGCCGTCTCCGTGAGCGTCAAGTAAGGCAATGTCGTCGTCTGCTGAAGGTTGAACGTCGCCACGCGCGACCCGCCGATCCCCCAAAACGTGATCTCGTTACCCACCCCCGGCTTATGCTTCCACACCCGCCGGTTGTCCGCCGCATATCCGTAAACCTCCCCGCCGCTCTGATACTGCCGCAGCCGGTTCTCAACATCATAGGTCCCGCTCGCCGTCGGCAACTGATTTCCGTTCGAATCGTACGTGAACCCGTTCAGCCGGTTCGTCGACGCGTTCACCGTAAACGAATGCGTCGGCCCTGTCCCCTGCGTCACCGCCTGTGTCAGCTTGTTGCCGAAGCCGTCGTACCCGAAGCTTAGGCCCCAAGTTCCCGTTCCCGACGCCACCGCCGAGATCAATCGATTGAGCGCATCGTAAGCATAAGTTACATTCTCGCCGGTGATCAGATCCTTCATCTGCGTGATCCGTCCGTTGTTCTGCGTTGCCGGGAACACGTACTCCCAATCGGCCACGCTCGGGATCGTAATCTTTTTCAACTGGTTCAGGTCGTTATATTGCCGCGTCTCCGTCCACCCGTCCCACGTCATCTGCGTCATCTGCCCGGCCGCATTGTACTGCACGCCGCTCACCACCGCGCCCACGCCCGTCTGCGACATCGCCGTGTAGCGCCCGAGGGCGTCGTAGGAGAACGTATACGTCGGTCCCGTGCCCGCCGGCACCGGATAGATATCGGAGATCATCTGCCCTCCGCTATCATAACTCCGGTTCGCCTCCAGCGATACCGTCTGGAACCCCGAACTGGACCCCGTCCACTTCGTCACGAACAGCCGCTTCTTGTTCATCAGCCCGCCCGCCGTGTACCCGAACGTCTCCCGGAACGTGATCGGATTCGCACCCGTCTCGTCCAGCGCCACCTGGATCGCCTGTGTCAGCCGGCCCGCCCCGCTCCCGTCCCCCGGCTCCGATGTGTCGTAGACCAGCGTCGTCGCCTGGTTCGGATCCGCCGCCCCCGTCGAAACCGGGTGCCGGGCGATCGTCGTCAGCCTCAGGTAGGGGTCATAGCCGTAGACCACTTTCTGGTTCTTCGCGTCGATCTTCGTCGCCACCTGCCCGTTCGACGTGTAAGTGTAGTTGACCGTTCCCGTCTCCGGATTCGTCGTGCTGGTCATCTGTCCCAGCGAGTTGTAAGCGAAGCTGCGCGTCTGCGTCCCGGTCGGCCGCACCATTGTCACGGTCTTTAGTTTCCCAAGGGCGTTATAGGCATAGGTCGTGTTCCACGTCCCGCCCGCCGGATTCGGCTCGGTCACCTGCACCAGTTCGCCCAGCGCATTGCTCTTGAACGTCTTCCATTTCCCCGCCGGGTCGGTCACCTTCACTTCGTCCGCGCCCACCGTCGAGTAGTACCCGTAGACCGTGTTCCCCGCGCTCGATGGCTGCGTCACCTGCGTTGTCCGGCCGAGCGGATCGTAGGCATAGACGGTCCAGAAGACGCTGCCTCCCGGCGCGTACGGCTGCGAGGTCTGCTTCATCTTCCCCATCGCCGAACACGCGCACGGACCGTATTGCGTCTCCACCGTCGACACTACCGTACTCGGGCCCGAGCCCGTCTCCGTCTTCACCGTCCGGCCGAAGCCGTCGTAGTAGGTCTTCGCGAAACGGTTGATCGTACCCGCGGAACTCGTGTACGTCGACGCCGACCGTGTCCACGCCGGGTAGCTGCCCGCCGCGCTGTAGGTGTAAGTCGTCGTCGCGCCGTGTTGGGACGTGCTCGATTCCGGCCGGGCGTAGGCATCGTAGACAATCTCGCTCGTGGCGGTGTTCGGCCCCACGCGGTCTTCCACGCCCAGGAACGGGCTGTAGGTAAAAGTCTCCTGCTTCGTCGTATCGCCGTTCGGCTTGATCACCGATGGCACCGTGTTGTTGTGCGTCGGGTCCGGCGTGTACTCGATCGTCAGCGGACCCTGCGTCGCCTTGAACACCGCCCCGGTGATGTCGTACTTCACCGTCGACTCGATTCCCAGCCGCGTGATGCTCGTCGGGTTTCCCCGGTATACGAACCCCGTGCCGTAGTTCGCCGAGTCGTGCTGCTGGAGCCCGGTTCGCGGCTCCAGTGTGGTCCCACCCGTGTAGTTGTCATACGTGATGTTCACCAGCGTGAACGGGCCGTCCACCCCGGCAAGCGTCGCCGTCTTCAGCAGATTCCGCAGGTAGCGCGACGTATAGGCGCTTCCCGTCTCGTAGGTGTTGGTGTAGGTCTTCGTCGCCGTCGCCGCGGGCGTCGTCCCGGTTCCGTGGTCATAGATCGCACGGCTGGTAAGGTTTCCGTAGGCGTCGAGCACCTGCGTCACCTTGGATTGCTTCTGGCTCGCGCCTGGCTCCAGCGTCGTCAGCACCTGCCCGATGTACGGCCGTTGGGCTGCGTCCACATCCCACGTCATCTCCTGCCGCCGGCGGACCGTGCCCGATGTCCACGCCTGCCACTCCACCTTGGTGGCCAGGCCGAGGTCCGGAGCGGAACTGCTCTGCTGGAAGGTCCACACCCGCCGCGCCGCCAGTGACGCGTCGATCACCGCTTTCCAGGCATGGATACTCCGCGCGGCGTCCCCGGCGAAATCCCACGTGAACTCGTAGTTCCAAAGCGTTCCGGAAAGCGGGTCCGGCTTCAGCCGCCGCCACCGGACTTCCCGCACGTTGTTGCCGCCAGTCGCCGTGAACGTCTGGTACTCCCAACGGATCTCGCCGCCGTAAGGATAGATCACTTTCGACAACTCGCCCGCCGAGTTCGTCCCGTACTCGAACTGATGCTTCAACCCCAGGCTGTTTGTAACGTCCTTCAGCACCGATGCCCCCCCGAAGCCGGCGCCGCTGGTGAACGGCGCGGTAAGCGTTGTCACCCCTTGGTAGGTAAACGTGTAGTTCTCGGCGGTCTGAATGTCGTTGTTGATGCTCGTGAGCCGGTTCTGCCCGTCGTAAACCAGCCCGTAGGTGCGGTATCCGCCCGGAATCGACACCGCCCGCACGTCTTCGATCTCCGCGATTCGCCCGCTCGAGTTCGAAAACGGCGCGTTCACTCCGGTCAGGTAGCGGAAAAGGATCTGATTGCCGTTGGCGTCCTGAATCATCGATGGGTACTGGGTCCCGGAATCGTTCTCCGCTCCCGTCGAGACGACGTTCATCTCCCAGAATGAGCCGTCGTTGAAATAGAGCCGATGGATGTTCGAGTCGTACGACACATAGACGCTCTGCTTCGACGTCCACACGCCGCCGCTGCTCTGGTCCAGAATGTACTCCGCGCCTGTCGAGTCCGTGAACACATAGTGGTGCAGGTTGTAGTAAGTCGCCCAGTACGGCGTAATCGACCCTACCAGCAGCCGCCATCCGAACCCGTAGCCGGCGTCGCGGCCCATCTTCCAGTCGACGTTCGAGTAGCGCCGCCACACCTGCGAATTGTAGTTCAAGGCCACGGTCACGCCGCTGCCGCCTCGTCCCTGCGCGCGCAGCAGTGGCATCGTGAAGTTCAGATTCCCTGACCGTGTGTCGATGCTCTCGCCCATCGCGCCCCAATAGCTTCCGGTTGGCCGTACACCGGTTTGGAGCGGATCGGCGGTTCCCGTCGCCGGAGCAGTCACCGTCACGATGGTGGCGTTGCCCACGTTCCAGTGGTAGTCCATCGGCGTGATGCTGTAATCGTACGTCACCCCGGCGGTCACGGCGGAATCGGTGAGCTCGGGTGTCCGCGGCTGCTGCGGAATAGGATCCCAGCTTCCGCTGGGCGATACGCGCCGGTAGACCCAATAGTAGGCGACGCCCACTCCCGTCCCGCTCGGGTTGTCGCTCGGCTCGGCCCACTGGAGGTTGATTTGCCCGGGCAGCGGCATCACTGACATCGTCTGCGAACTCACGTTCTGGGGAGCGGCGGTGTCCTTCGCGCCCAGCCAGGCGTAATCAAAGCCGCTTCCGCTCGGCGCGTTGCTCACGCCTACTCCCGGGTTGCCGGACGTGATCGCATTGTCCACCACCAACAGGACCGAAGCGCGATCGATGTAGGTGTTCAACTTGCCGTTACTGTAGATCGTTCGGAATTCCATGCCCGTATGGCACCCGGTGGTTGTGTATCCCACCTGTGTCACCACCCCGGAAGCCCGCTTGTTCGCGACCAGCGTGGCCGTGCAGGTTCCGTTGGCCTGCATCGTCGGGCTGAACTCCACCGAGTAATAGGTTCCCGTTGCCGGAAGGATGCGCGCGTCCTGAGTCGCCCGGATATAGTGGACGTAGATGCCACCGCCCGTAGCCAGTGTCAGCCCCGAGTTGATCTCGTACTCGCCCGGTGAGGTCGGCGGGCCCGTCTTCGCGATCAGCGAGCCTCCGTTGCCGCTGCCCGTCAGAATTCCCCCAGCACTCAGAGAGCCGTTCAGTTGCCAGTAGGCGGTGTCCACCGAGCCGAAATTGTCCACTTTGTAGTAGCTGTAGACGGCGAACAGGCTCCCGGCCGTCGCCCCGGCGAGCATGAAAGCTGTGGAAATACGAGTGATGTTCATGTGACCCCTGAAGCTTCTCTCAGACGACTGGTTTTCTTGTCTCTTGTGGGGCAGGATTCATCCTGCGGCAGGCTTCAGCCTGCTCGGGCAGTTGCGGCCCTAATTGCGCCCAGGTGGCGCCGCGCGATCCGGCCGCCCCTCGCCTCCCTGATGAACGAATCGGTCGAGGTCGAAACCCTGCTTCTTCCCCCGAAATTCGGCCTCGATCTCTTCCTTCTGCGAGCGCCCACGGTCGAAACGCTTCACGTCAGCCCGATTCGCCAACGGTTGCAGCGCGGCTTGCAGAGCCTTCCTGTCTCGCGCCACCACTTCGACAATGGCCGTCTTGCCGTCGTCGCTCTCCTCGAATCGAATACTCACAACGCCGGCCAGCGGAGCCTGTCCCGGGGCCGGCATCACAATTGGCCGCCTTGGGTCTTCGGAAGTCCCCGCACCCACCATGGGCACTACCAGCAGCGTCCGTTCACCCCAACTGAAGGGATTCGGACCCGCTTGGGGGAAGGCCAAGCCGGTGGCCATAACAACGAGCATCGCGCCCGGGAGCAGGCGCGGCGATAGATGAGGGGAGTGTGGCATTGAGGGGCTCCTCCACGAGAAAATAGTTACGATGGGCGACATATTCGAAGACCAATTCGAATCATTAACTAAGTGTTTCGTATTATTGTGCAGTAAGAATACCCCCCCCGGCTCGATTGTCAACAGGAATAATCTTGTCGATGTTTCATTCAGAAACCGTATGTTCCAATCAAGAAGCACGATCTGGGCCCTGAGCGCGCGCCAACTTCGGTACCGGCTCCGGGAGGCGCATCTCCCGCACGTCGAAATCCTGAAGTAGATTTGTTTCCAACGACATCCCCGAACCGATTTCGCACGCGGCCGCACCTCGCCCCCCACCCTGAAGTCAGTATGCGGACCGCGCTCACCATCGCCCCGTCCGGGAACTCCTCCAAAACACCATCGCCAGCCTCCAACACCCCCGAAGCGCAAAGGCCGCCCCGGCGCCGCGCCAAACCGCCACGAACCCGCGCTTTGCCGGTAGCCGGACCGAGTCCGTTTTGTGGATTCCTCAAACAGGAATCTGAGCGAACGCCGCCCCAGACTCCTCTTCGAACCGCAAGTCGCCGAAAGGAGGAAGCCCGTGAGGCGCGCGTGGCCAAGAAGTCCTTTGAAAACAATCTAATGCAAAACGAATCGCCGCCGGACCCCAAACCGCCCCCTCTTCAACCGCCGGAATTCATCACAATTCATCACATTCAACACTCCTCCCGTGCGGCTGAGCGAGTCGAACATTGGCCACCCTCGGTATGGTCCTGGCGCATCCGCTGAGTTCGGGAGACTGCGCATTCGCGGCGGAACCACTAATTGTGATGGGGTCTTCATTCTCGGCGACGCCGGCGGCGTCCGTCTTGTCGACGGCCTCGGGAGGCACGCGCGTGCTGTTCGACGGCGTCGCTGCGCCACTCATCTCACGTCTCCGCGGGGCAGACGAGCGCGATCGTGCCCTACTCGGTCTCGCGCCCGACCGCCACGGAAGTGATCGGCGAGTACCAGGGCAAGCGGTCCGCCGGCGGCGTGGGAGTACGCATCTTCCGACCCCGCAGCGAATATGGCTGCGGCACTACAGGGTCCCCTGCGGCCCATCCCTTGTATGACAAGGCCCATAGGCAAGATACAGTCCCCCGGCTGTTTCGAGGACGAAAATAGCCGCTTAGGAATAAGTATCTCCATTCCAATCAACAACTTCCCCGGAACGGGTTTGCACGCGCCCACCGCCCATCCCTCATCCTGACCCTCGGAGGCCCCATGCACCGCCGGCCC
Coding sequences within:
- a CDS encoding RHS repeat-associated core domain-containing protein encodes the protein MPSVIKPNGDTTKQETFTYSLFLGVKEQVGPNGAESEIIYDTYARPQESTSQHGATTTYTYSAAGSYPAWTRSASTYTSSAGTIDRFAKTYYDGFGRTVKTETGTGPSTVVSTVETQYGPCACSPVGKMKQTSQPYAPGGGVFWTVYAYDPLGRTTQVTQPSSAGNTVYGYYSTVGANEVKVTDPAGKWKTFKSNALGELVQVTEPNPAGGTWNTTYAYNALGKLRTVTMVRPTGTQTRSFEYNSLGQMTKATNPETGAVNYTYTTNGQVATKIDAKNQKVVYGYDPYLRLTTIARHPVSTGAADPNQATTLVYDTSEPGDGSGAGRLTQAIQVALDETGANPITFRETFGYTAGGLMNKKRLFVTKWASSAFRTVSLEANRSYDSGGQMISDIYPVPVGTGPTFTFSYDALGRYTGMSQTGVGAVVSGVQYNAAGQMTQMTWDGWTETRQYNTLNQLTNIAVPGVVNWQYVFSGTQNNGRITQMYDGVTNETVTYTYDALNRLIAAAGTGNGNWNLSFGYDGFGNKLTQSGSGPNHTYTVDAATNRLTGTMSNHDANGNMIQMPSGTTSVALEYDVANRMRKYDGGAEVYGYVADNRRVWKHKPGVGSEITFWGIGGGRASTFNLQQTTTAPYLTLVESKRNVWFGGKLIRTGAVGSQASVVVDRLGSVRVSKVGSTVERLDYWPYGEEKPGATGQEREKFATYTRDATGLDYADQRYYGSVSGRFLTPDPAGDGGNWYAYTGGDPTNGNDPTGLAGCVFYSDNADNLDDICPPGYLWETTGAPAPLIWGPGDNYEAGAYKQLDPALAWTTYFLGHGDTVEAPLADGTTQQRTECQDIFGQPHAGGVYGYLDPLTQVLFGVLGNGWRGDPNTDIEAKWGSLANGYAQVEVVAGRTILTLDSSSFRNQEDFFGLGDYLGVAAPYAIQAMTLLHELGYIYNMAGGCTYFGGSRIRQNDGDPLDRNGNQLYNITLIYNQCVARVLGLKKEPL
- a CDS encoding RHS repeat-associated core domain-containing protein; this encodes MNITRISTAFMLAGATAGSLFAVYSYYKVDNFGSVDTAYWQLNGSLSAGGILTGSGNGGSLIAKTGPPTSPGEYEINSGLTLATGGGIYVHYIRATQDARILPATGTYYSVEFSPTMQANGTCTATLVANKRASGVVTQVGYTTTGCHTGMEFRTIYSNGKLNTYIDRASVLLVVDNAITSGNPGVGVSNAPSGSGFDYAWLGAKDTAAPQNVSSQTMSVMPLPGQINLQWAEPSDNPSGTGVGVAYYWVYRRVSPSGSWDPIPQQPRTPELTDSAVTAGVTYDYSITPMDYHWNVGNATIVTVTAPATGTADPLQTGVRPTGSYWGAMGESIDTRSGNLNFTMPLLRAQGRGGSGVTVALNYNSQVWRRYSNVDWKMGRDAGYGFGWRLLVGSITPYWATYYNLHHYVFTDSTGAEYILDQSSGGVWTSKQSVYVSYDSNIHRLYFNDGSFWEMNVVSTGAENDSGTQYPSMIQDANGNQILFRYLTGVNAPFSNSSGRIAEIEDVRAVSIPGGYRTYGLVYDGQNRLTSINNDIQTAENYTFTYQGVTTLTAPFTSGAGFGGASVLKDVTNSLGLKHQFEYGTNSAGELSKVIYPYGGEIRWEYQTFTATGGNNVREVRWRRLKPDPLSGTLWNYEFTWDFAGDAARSIHAWKAVIDASLAARRVWTFQQSSSAPDLGLATKVEWQAWTSGTVRRRQEMTWDVDAAQRPYIGQVLTTLEPGASQKQSKVTQVLDAYGNLTSRAIYDHGTGTTPAATATKTYTNTYETGSAYTSRYLRNLLKTATLAGVDGPFTLVNITYDNYTGGTTLEPRTGLQQHDSANYGTGFVYRGNPTSITRLGIESTVKYDITGAVFKATQGPLTIEYTPDPTHNNTVPSVIKPNGDTTKQETFTYSPFLGVEDRVGPNTATSEIVYDAYARPESSTSQHGATTTYTYSAAGSYPAWTRSASTYTSSAGTINRFAKTYYDGFGRTVKTETGSGPSTVVSTVETQYGPCACSAMGKMKQTSQPYAPGGSVFWTVYAYDPLGRTTQVTQPSSAGNTVYGYYSTVGADEVKVTDPAGKWKTFKSNALGELVQVTEPNPAGGTWNTTYAYNALGKLKTVTMVRPTGTQTRSFAYNSLGQMTSTTNPETGTVNYTYTSNGQVATKIDAKNQKVVYGYDPYLRLTTIARHPVSTGAADPNQATTLVYDTSEPGDGSGAGRLTQAIQVALDETGANPITFRETFGYTAGGLMNKKRLFVTKWTGSSSGFQTVSLEANRSYDSGGQMISDIYPVPAGTGPTYTFSYDALGRYTAMSQTGVGAVVSGVQYNAAGQMTQMTWDGWTETRQYNDLNQLKKITIPSVADWEYVFPATQNNGRITQMKDLITGENVTYAYDALNRLISAVASGTGTWGLSFGYDGFGNKLTQAVTQGTGPTHSFTVNASTNRLNGFTYDSNGNQLPTASGTYDVENRLRQYQSGGEVYGYAADNRRVWKHKPGVGNEITFWGIGGSRVATFNLQQTTTLPYLTLTETARNVWFGGKLIRTGAVGAQASVVVDRLGSVRVSKVGSTVERLDYWPYGEEKPSTTTQEREKFATYTRDATGLDYADQRYFGSTMGRFLTPDPAGESSSSIGNQYSYSHDEPIGMTDSSGLAPASIEDSWGAGCVKYFDAPGVEGDASDPCPPGYLWVTTGGAGGRIMNDGRLAQIRNTFEALSEVIEDWDYADEQGRRFNVTLTPEATQSLLRSGFLAVGAGGALILTGAALPEIAVVVTVTGAVILTGLTIYAIQHLGQQAIDALRATDKPTTIPYEPGVCEELYRSDMKNCREREYTVECVQRAAENYRRCREGLQRK